Within Bacteroidota bacterium, the genomic segment CCAATTCCCGCAGAAGCATTATTTCCTTCTCGAAAAGTTTTTAAAAGTTAGCGTTTTCGTTTCCAATTCGATAGTATTATCACAAATTGAACTGGAATTTAGTGGCATAAAACTTGGCTGCATTACGAATACAATTAAATGAAGTATTTTACAAACAAATATTAAGGAGATTTCATGTTAAAAAAAATAACTATTTTTGCACTTCTGTTTTTATTCGTTGGCGTTGCGATGGCACAGCTACCTGCAGCTCCAACTAATTTGACAGTCGAAAAATTAAATAACCCACAGAGTTTTAGCTATGCTAAACTACAATGGGAATATTCGATTATGAATTTCCAATTTATTATTTATAAAGCGGTTAATGATCGGCCGTTCGTTAAAATTGCTGTAACGAGAATGTTACACTTTGTGGACCCGATGGTTCCGCCAGGACATATTTACCGTTATTATGTAACCGCAATCCAAAACAATTTAAACGAGAGCTTACCAAGCAACGAAGTTGTATTTGTTCCGGATTCAACACCCCCTCCACCTAATATGGTTCGAGGTTTCATATCAGGAAATATTATAAACGATTCAACTGCTGAACCGATCGGCGGAGTAAGATTGAGGTTTTATAAATTGAACGGTTGGATGTATTGGCGCGAAGCCCGAACAGATTCTTTTGGCAATTATTTTGCGCCATTGGATACGGGAACATTCCTCGTCTATGCAAGCAAGTGGACATACATTCCCGAATGGTTCGACAATTCTCTAACACGCGAAAATGCTACACCAGTATCAATAACTGTAGGTGATACAAGCACTGCAAACTTCGGTTTAAAGCGTGTGATAATACCACCGCCGCCTGTATGGGTATCTGTCAGCGGAACTGTTATCGACAGCGTAGCACTGACTCCACTCAATGACGCGCATGTTCTCTTTATGCGAACCAACCGCACAATAAACATGGCTCAAAACCAAGACGGATACCTTTTTGGCAATAGAGAGGAATTGATGTACGTACATGGGTTTGGTACAATATCCGGTATTATAGGTAAAGCACGCACCGATGAGAATGGCAATTATACCGTTCGAGTGCCTGCCGGATTTTCGTACATAGCGCTGGCGGTAAAACTCGGTTATATTCCAGAATTCTACAACAATAAACTTACACCCTTCGATGCCGACAAAATAACTATAGTCGGCGACACAAGCGGAATTAATTTTGACTTGGTTCTGAATCCTGATACACAAAACAGCTTAACAGGAAAAGTTAAAAACGAGCTTAGCGATGGTGTTATGTCTAAGGTTGTATTGTTCCAAAAAGTTGCAAACCGAATTATGCCAGTCCGATACACAGTTAGCGATACACTCGGTAATTATGCATTCAACTTCTTAAACTCAGGATATTACCTCGCAAAAGCTTACCCACTTGCTTTTTACGCTCCTGCTTGGTACGACGCAGATAGTTGTGGAATTTTCTGCTGGGCAAATGCCGATAGTTTTATGGTGGATGGAAACACTACAGGAATTGATATTTGTGTTCTTCCGATTCCGACAAGTGGTTTCGCAAGCATTCTCGGAACAGTTAACGTAATCGGCAAGAATAACATTATTCAAGGCGTAACCGTATATGCTGTATCACTCGCTACTAATTCGATTGTAAGTTACGATATTACTGAAGAAGATGGAAAATTCGAATTGTCGAATTTAGCACCGGGATCGTATAAAGTCGTGGTCGATAAAGAAGGATACAATGCAGTAAGCACGCCGGTTTATTCTGTAAGCTCAGAGAATAATTATACAGAAGAAAATGCACAGATACTTATCTCGAGTGCAACATTAGGAATAGGTGGAAATGATAATTTGCCCGACAAATATTCATTAAATCAGAACTATCCTAATCCCTTTAACCCAACAACCGAGATTAGTTTTGCGATTCCAAAAATGAGCAAAGTGAATATAACTGTGTACAACCTGTTAGGTCAACAGATTACCACATTGCTAAACGGTGAACTAAACACCGGTAATTATTCCGTAGTGTGGAATGGAACCGATACCAACGGTAGAATAGTGGGCAGCAGTGTTTACTTCTATAAGATCACTGCAAATTCACTTGATAATAGCTTGACTTTTTCAAGCGTTAAAAAAATGTTATTAGTCAAATAGGTAACTCCTTAAGTAGTTGATTCCTCAAAAACCCGTTTTTCAAATCACGATTGAAGGACGGGTTTTTAAAATTATTTCCCATTTGGTAGAGATGGAAATATTTTGTAAATTTTTTTGTACAAACAATTAAAGTGAATTTATGATTAGAAGAGTTACTCTCTTATTCATCTTGATGCTGAGCATTACACCAGCGGGGTTACTTTTTACTACGGAGAAAAGCAAGAATAAGAGCTTCCCGATTAAAGAGATATTCAACAATCGTTCTCAATCGGTGATATACTCCCCTTTTAAAACTTTTTATTTTTCTCAAATAACACCCGCTTCTACTGTTGTATTTGAAGAAAGCTTTGAAGGCACATCAGGTTTTCCACCATTAGGTTGGAAAACAGTAAACAAAGACGGTGGCGGAACAACCGGTCCTTGGTTTCAGGGAAATCCATCTATTTTTACGGCATATTCTGGCAATGGGTATGCGGCAGCAAACTACCAAGGCGCCAACGATTTTTATATTGATGAATGGTTAATTTCGCCACTTATACCAGCTATAAGCTCGAATGATACTCTCACCTTCTATCACCGATCTCCAGATTACTCCTCGTGGGCTGATTCTGTTGAAGTGCGAATTTCTACCACCGATACTGCCATCGCATCATTCACGAAAAGTTTGGATTACTTTGAAACCTCTACTACTGGTTGGACGCAGAAAAAATATGCTTTAAAAAACTTTGTCACAAACGGCAGTAACATCTACATAGCTTTTAGATATCTAATGTACGACGGGGGTATATCGGGTTTTAATTCTGATTATGTGGGGATTGATTTGGTACAAATTGTAAGACCACAATTACAAAAAGATATGAAAGTTGTTTCAATTGACTTCCCAATTCACGGTACTAAGCTTACACAAGGAAGTACTTTTAATCCGACTGCTACATTTGAGAATGTTGGAAGCTCGGTGCTTTCTAACATTCCGGTCCGAATGAGAATTTTTTCACCTACGGGTGAGATGTTCGAAAGCAACAAAACAGTATCGTCATTAAACACAAACCAGTCGACATCTGTAACTTTCGACAGTTATACCCCCCTCATCAACGGCGCTTACAAAGTTAGAGTATATTCACTCCTTACCGGCGACGAAAATTCCGCAAACGATTCGTTGGGAATAAATTTCAATGCTGCAATATTGTTGGCTGGAACTTTTACCGTTGGAGCGGGGGGCGATATCCCGACAATCAATGCAGCCGTCGATTCGTTGTCCAAAAATATTATCTCTGGCGATATTACATTATCACTCATCAGTAGTGTCTATAATGAATCGCCGGTCGCAATTCCTGATTTGGATTATTCGTTATCCACAAACAAAGTTATCATCAAACCGGCGAGCGGCAAGTCTCCTAAGATTAATATAAACTCCACCGCAGATAAACCTTACGGTTTTAAGATTAGCGGTGCAACGAAAATTATTATAGACGGCTCTAACAGTAGCTTAGAAGAAAAAAACCTTACTATAAATTTATTGGGTAATAATGGTAAAATCGGTATACGCGTCGTCAGTGTTTTTGGTGCAAGCGCCGATAGCAACATCATAAAAAATCTCTGTATTTCAACAGGCGCAGATTCGTTACTATCTACAGATGGATATTTTGGAATTTTAATTACTGGTTACAACAGTAGTTTTCCCGCTGTTGGGAATACTATTTCGAACTGCGACATTACGAAGCATGGTTCTATAGGCATCGCTGCACAATGGTTAAGCGGTGTCGTTATCGAAAACAACTACATACACGACTGGAAACAGGTTGGCGGTACGAACGATGTGCACGGAATCTGGATTGCGGACGGGGTATCGGGTGCTATTGTCCGCGCAAATATAATTTCTAATATTTTGACTGTCGTAAATTTTTCGTGGGCTGTTGGAATAGAAAATAGCTCTGGTTCAACTTCTAACTCAAAATTTTATAATAATTTTATCCATAATGTTTTATCATACGGTTCGGGCACACAAGTTAATTATTCACGCGGAATTTACAGCAGCAACACCGCTAACATGGGCGACGGCTACTATTATAACTCTATATATCTTTCGGGAATTGATTTCTCGACTTCTCCACTAAGTCGTACAACTGGCTTTGAGTTTTATGGTGGCGTGAATATCTCTCTGAAAAACAACATTGTCTTTAACGAAACAAACCTAACGGGCACATCTACTGACAATAAAGCTTACGCAATATATCTTTCTCCTATACCTACAAATTTCGTATCTAACAACAACGACTTATATACACCCAGCGCTAAAGGTGTAGTCGGTTTTAACATAAGCAACAGAGTAACACTGAACGATTGGAAAAATTCTTTCGCACCAAAGCAAGATAGCTTAAGTATCAGCGCTGACCCGATATTTGTTTCAAAAGCTACTGGTAATTTACACATTGTTACGTCTGTATCGTCGCCTGTTAATTCTGCTGGCTTACCGATTCCAGGCATCACAACCGATATCGATGGTAACACAAGGAGTACTTCGACTCCAGATATTGGAGCGGACGAATTTTCGCCAGGTGTATTCTCTGTCGTTGTTGATTATACAAGCGGATGGAATTTGGTATCGGTTCCGGTTACAGTTTCGGATTACACTAAAACGAAGATTTTCCCCACATCTATATCGAATACCTTCTCATACGACGGCGCTTACG encodes:
- a CDS encoding carboxypeptidase regulatory-like domain-containing protein; its protein translation is MLKKITIFALLFLFVGVAMAQLPAAPTNLTVEKLNNPQSFSYAKLQWEYSIMNFQFIIYKAVNDRPFVKIAVTRMLHFVDPMVPPGHIYRYYVTAIQNNLNESLPSNEVVFVPDSTPPPPNMVRGFISGNIINDSTAEPIGGVRLRFYKLNGWMYWREARTDSFGNYFAPLDTGTFLVYASKWTYIPEWFDNSLTRENATPVSITVGDTSTANFGLKRVIIPPPPVWVSVSGTVIDSVALTPLNDAHVLFMRTNRTINMAQNQDGYLFGNREELMYVHGFGTISGIIGKARTDENGNYTVRVPAGFSYIALAVKLGYIPEFYNNKLTPFDADKITIVGDTSGINFDLVLNPDTQNSLTGKVKNELSDGVMSKVVLFQKVANRIMPVRYTVSDTLGNYAFNFLNSGYYLAKAYPLAFYAPAWYDADSCGIFCWANADSFMVDGNTTGIDICVLPIPTSGFASILGTVNVIGKNNIIQGVTVYAVSLATNSIVSYDITEEDGKFELSNLAPGSYKVVVDKEGYNAVSTPVYSVSSENNYTEENAQILISSATLGIGGNDNLPDKYSLNQNYPNPFNPTTEISFAIPKMSKVNITVYNLLGQQITTLLNGELNTGNYSVVWNGTDTNGRIVGSSVYFYKITANSLDNSLTFSSVKKMLLVK
- a CDS encoding choice-of-anchor J domain-containing protein, with protein sequence MIRRVTLLFILMLSITPAGLLFTTEKSKNKSFPIKEIFNNRSQSVIYSPFKTFYFSQITPASTVVFEESFEGTSGFPPLGWKTVNKDGGGTTGPWFQGNPSIFTAYSGNGYAAANYQGANDFYIDEWLISPLIPAISSNDTLTFYHRSPDYSSWADSVEVRISTTDTAIASFTKSLDYFETSTTGWTQKKYALKNFVTNGSNIYIAFRYLMYDGGISGFNSDYVGIDLVQIVRPQLQKDMKVVSIDFPIHGTKLTQGSTFNPTATFENVGSSVLSNIPVRMRIFSPTGEMFESNKTVSSLNTNQSTSVTFDSYTPLINGAYKVRVYSLLTGDENSANDSLGINFNAAILLAGTFTVGAGGDIPTINAAVDSLSKNIISGDITLSLISSVYNESPVAIPDLDYSLSTNKVIIKPASGKSPKININSTADKPYGFKISGATKIIIDGSNSSLEEKNLTINLLGNNGKIGIRVVSVFGASADSNIIKNLCISTGADSLLSTDGYFGILITGYNSSFPAVGNTISNCDITKHGSIGIAAQWLSGVVIENNYIHDWKQVGGTNDVHGIWIADGVSGAIVRANIISNILTVVNFSWAVGIENSSGSTSNSKFYNNFIHNVLSYGSGTQVNYSRGIYSSNTANMGDGYYYNSIYLSGIDFSTSPLSRTTGFEFYGGVNISLKNNIVFNETNLTGTSTDNKAYAIYLSPIPTNFVSNNNDLYTPSAKGVVGFNISNRVTLNDWKNSFAPKQDSLSISADPIFVSKATGNLHIVTSVSSPVNSAGLPIPGITTDIDGNTRSTSTPDIGADEFSPGVFSVVVDYTSGWNLVSVPVTVSDYTKTKIFPTSISNTFSYDGAYDAQATLKNGTGYWLKFGAYQYINIDGLPRLIDTVDVKAGWNLVGSVSFSIPTSSIIQLPDNNIISSIYGYNLGYMPVTVLVPGKGYWIKIKQDGKLVLITP